In one window of Deinococcus radiotolerans DNA:
- a CDS encoding metallophosphoesterase, with the protein MLPMLHRGALGVLLTAVLGACAPTLQGPVTVPDVQVDVKPGPADHLRVVVMGDQGTGTEVQRRVATAMRAVCLRDGCDLGVALGDNFYPAGPKDVNSPLFQARFADAYGPLGVPFLVVPGNHDESWLVGGDGADARGADAEVAYSRVNPQWVMPARSYRAPVGALAEFFAVDTAPLAAYLPGLRPAERPGGAWDLAQRAWLSGAVRGSGARWRLVLGHHPLFSNGAHGNAGAYDRFPFAFQQGGAVRDLYASVCGAADLLLSGHVHALEVFAPQPECPGTWTAVSGAAGEVGGDPAGSRLATFAAFGQPGFLRLEITPAELVITAYTVAADGTVTAREAARIRKG; encoded by the coding sequence ATGTTGCCAATGTTGCACAGGGGTGCGCTGGGGGTCCTGCTGACCGCCGTGTTGGGGGCCTGCGCGCCCACCCTTCAGGGGCCAGTGACGGTGCCGGACGTTCAGGTGGACGTGAAGCCGGGCCCAGCGGATCACCTGCGGGTCGTGGTGATGGGGGATCAGGGCACGGGTACGGAGGTGCAGCGGCGCGTGGCGACGGCCATGCGGGCGGTCTGCCTGCGTGACGGTTGCGATCTGGGCGTGGCGCTGGGGGATAACTTCTACCCGGCGGGGCCGAAGGACGTGAACTCCCCGTTGTTCCAGGCGCGCTTCGCGGACGCCTACGGTCCGCTGGGGGTGCCGTTTCTGGTGGTGCCTGGAAATCATGACGAGTCGTGGCTGGTGGGCGGCGACGGTGCGGACGCGCGCGGCGCGGACGCCGAGGTGGCGTACTCGCGCGTGAATCCGCAGTGGGTGATGCCTGCCCGGAGTTACCGCGCGCCGGTGGGTGCGCTGGCGGAGTTCTTCGCGGTGGATACAGCGCCGCTGGCCGCGTACCTGCCGGGGCTTCGTCCGGCCGAGCGGCCGGGCGGCGCGTGGGATCTGGCGCAGCGGGCGTGGCTGTCGGGCGCCGTGCGGGGCAGTGGGGCGCGCTGGCGGCTGGTGCTGGGGCATCACCCGCTGTTCAGTAATGGGGCGCATGGGAATGCGGGCGCCTACGACCGGTTTCCGTTTGCGTTTCAGCAGGGGGGCGCGGTGCGGGACCTGTACGCTTCGGTGTGCGGCGCGGCGGATCTGCTCCTGAGTGGGCACGTGCACGCACTGGAGGTGTTCGCCCCGCAGCCGGAGTGTCCGGGCACGTGGACGGCCGTGTCGGGCGCGGCGGGTGAGGTGGGGGGTGATCCTGCGGGCTCGCGCCTGGCGACGTTCGCGGCGTTCGGTCAGCCGGGGTTCCTGCGCCTGGAGATCACGCCTGCCGAGTTGGTCATCACAGCCTATACAGTCGCGGCGGACGGGACCGTGACGGCACGCGAGGCCGCCCGAATCAGGAAGGGGTGA
- a CDS encoding glutaredoxin domain-containing protein, producing the protein MIKMYTTSWCPDCHAAKRALTSKGLAFEEINIEQDDSAAEYVMSVNGGKRSVPTLVHGDTAASLSGFRPQKLDAFLAQAGL; encoded by the coding sequence ATGATCAAGATGTACACCACCAGCTGGTGCCCCGACTGCCACGCCGCCAAACGCGCCCTGACCAGCAAGGGCCTCGCATTCGAGGAAATCAACATCGAGCAGGACGACAGCGCCGCCGAATACGTCATGAGCGTCAACGGCGGCAAACGCAGCGTCCCCACCCTCGTGCACGGCGACACTGCCGCCAGCCTCAGCGGCTTCCGCCCCCAAAAACTCGACGCGTTCCTCGCCCAGGCCGGACTGTAA
- a CDS encoding DUF805 domain-containing protein produces MLTATLLCAGLALVDDALGLQTGTGAAEDGLLISLLTLTLFIPAVAVTSRRLHDTGRSGWTQLLILIPVIGWFTLLVWLAEDSARAGNKWGEDPKAPLRSHAAFTPNG; encoded by the coding sequence GTGCTCACCGCGACCCTGCTCTGCGCGGGCCTCGCTCTGGTTGACGACGCTCTCGGCCTCCAGACCGGCACTGGAGCCGCTGAGGACGGCCTGCTGATCAGCCTCCTGACGCTAACACTGTTCATCCCTGCCGTTGCGGTCACCAGCCGCCGCCTGCATGACACCGGGCGCTCTGGCTGGACGCAACTGCTGATCCTGATACCCGTGATTGGCTGGTTCACGTTGCTGGTCTGGCTGGCTGAGGACAGTGCACGAGCAGGGAACAAATGGGGAGAGGATCCGAAGGCGCCACTCCGCAGTCATGCTGCTTTCACCCCCAATGGGTAG
- a CDS encoding GNAT family N-acetyltransferase, with the protein MTLTIQPLTPRDFAQVRPMLLDMGFMEDESAMEARFPVFCVCPDWVLLGAFRDGLLLGYAAAQDYGPHLRSGSSHRTAKLHDLYTAPGARGQGVGRTLMRGVEAWAQARGARYLFWYANLREATPAYERMGYTPGAEVQEGYRFFEVDFGERMSRQPHPERGS; encoded by the coding sequence GTGACCCTCACCATTCAACCGCTCACTCCACGTGATTTTGCCCAGGTCAGGCCGATGCTGCTCGACATGGGCTTCATGGAGGACGAGTCGGCCATGGAGGCCCGCTTCCCGGTGTTCTGCGTCTGCCCGGACTGGGTGCTGCTGGGCGCATTCAGAGATGGGCTGCTGCTGGGGTACGCGGCGGCGCAGGACTACGGGCCGCACCTTCGTTCCGGGAGCAGTCACCGCACGGCGAAACTGCATGACCTGTACACAGCACCCGGCGCGCGGGGGCAGGGCGTGGGCCGGACGCTGATGCGTGGCGTGGAGGCATGGGCGCAGGCGCGGGGCGCGCGGTACCTGTTCTGGTACGCGAACCTGCGTGAAGCGACGCCCGCCTACGAGCGCATGGGGTACACGCCGGGCGCGGAGGTGCAGGAGGGCTACCGCTTCTTCGAGGTGGACTTCGGTGAGCGCATGTCCCGCCAGCCGCACCCGGAGCGGGGCTCGTGA
- a CDS encoding DUF805 domain-containing protein, with amino-acid sequence MNEFMEVVTRKYAQFTGRARRREYWMFALVGIILSLILRVLDYILGLSADAFSGGALTAVGNLALLVPHLAVASRRLHDTGRSGWWQLIGFIPLIGTVALIVFLATDSAEGGNKWGPNPKAPARRREMPARSW; translated from the coding sequence ATGAACGAATTCATGGAAGTCGTGACCAGGAAGTACGCCCAATTTACTGGCCGCGCCCGCCGCCGCGAATACTGGATGTTCGCGCTGGTCGGCATTATTCTCAGCCTCATTCTGCGAGTACTGGATTACATCCTGGGCCTGAGCGCAGACGCCTTCTCCGGCGGCGCGCTCACTGCCGTTGGAAACCTCGCACTGCTCGTTCCCCACCTGGCAGTCGCAAGTCGACGCCTCCACGATACTGGCCGTTCCGGCTGGTGGCAGCTGATCGGCTTCATTCCCCTGATCGGCACCGTGGCCCTGATCGTCTTCCTGGCCACCGACAGCGCCGAGGGCGGGAACAAGTGGGGCCCGAACCCGAAAGCCCCTGCCCGGCGTCGTGAGATGCCCGCACGCAGCTGGTAA
- a CDS encoding DUF805 domain-containing protein, giving the protein MNEYLNVIRNNYANFSGRARRREYWMFTLINTIIVTVLSIPVYGAAIGMAMQSDTGAAPSAGLTGISLIFAVLMGIYALAVMVPSIAVTVRRLHDAGFSGWLYLLNFIGLSIVVLVLCVLDSKPGSNKWGPNPKGVTDGIPTPAQNW; this is encoded by the coding sequence ATGAACGAATACCTGAATGTCATCCGCAACAACTACGCCAACTTCAGCGGACGTGCCCGCCGCCGCGAATACTGGATGTTCACGCTGATCAACACCATCATCGTGACCGTCCTGAGCATCCCCGTGTACGGCGCCGCCATCGGCATGGCCATGCAGTCCGACACGGGCGCCGCCCCCAGCGCAGGCCTGACCGGCATCAGCCTGATCTTCGCAGTCCTGATGGGCATCTACGCCCTGGCCGTCATGGTCCCCAGCATCGCCGTCACCGTCCGCCGCCTGCACGACGCGGGCTTCAGCGGCTGGCTGTACCTGCTGAACTTCATCGGCCTGAGCATCGTCGTCCTAGTCCTGTGCGTCCTGGACAGCAAACCCGGCAGCAACAAGTGGGGCCCCAACCCCAAGGGTGTCACCGACGGCATCCCCACACCCGCCCAGAACTGGTAA